The Medicago truncatula cultivar Jemalong A17 chromosome 7, MtrunA17r5.0-ANR, whole genome shotgun sequence genome includes the window catatatttctacaacaaataacataatatttctgcaccaaataacatatatttctacaacaaataacatatatttctacaccaaataacatattatttctacaccaaataacatatatttctactacaaataacataatatttctacaccaaataacatatatttctacaacaaataacatatatattttacaaataaatatcaacatataacataacaaaatatcactcatctaatttccaaaacagcctccacaacttaatcttattttattttcaaatcatattctattaaataataaaataagtcacttaataaatcaacaacacatcacaataatcatataaatcacataagtcataaaaatagactctaaactcaataaaatattcaaataatgaaatagggcgttacaggtAAGGTTTTTTTGGATTAAAGGTTTTGCTGGTGTTTTAGAGCTTGGAGAGAGGAGATTAATGATCCAGTGTAGAGAGTGTATAATAAGATGTGTGAATTTGATTAATCtaatggttttaaataatgGTCCACTAGTGAGGGATTTAATAGGACcttcaccctagaatccaccaaAGAAATAAATGGGacctaataaaatttattttgtaaaaaaaaaaaaagttattggtGAGACGGTGAACATGACCAAAAATAATAATCGAAAATTGAAACGCAGATAAAAATAgctattcaatttcaaatgaaaaactTGAAAACTAATGAAAATCACGATGTTTAACggtaaaacaataataaaaaaattgaaacagataaaaatagctattcaatttcaaatgataAACTTGAAAACTAATGAAGATAAGGATGTTTAACGGTCTCCAGTTTCTGTTTTAAAATGTGTGATGATGCAGTTtaataattagaaaaacaagCTGTTAATTTCTGGTATTATTGTTATACCATATGAATATGATTATTTGTTAATGATACGTAGCTGTTAAAAATGTCACACCCATGCATAATAACGTAATTGTTTACAAATGAAGTAGTTATATTAAAGACACATCTTGTTACTTGttcatattaattaaatttgtttacaATCTTACActcttcaattcaattcaattcatcatTCCATTCTCCTTGTGTTTTTGGAGACATAATGAATCAGGACAAATCAGAAAAATTTACAAATATGATATTAGATCGAACAATTTTTCCACGTTCATCTATTAATGCAACAGCCTCGGATCCTGACGGCAAATTTTTAGTCTTAAATGTTTGTATTGACATGCCACCCAAGGTTACATCTGATGGCAATTGGGCTAATCATGATCAAGCTGCAATGCCTATGCAATCCACTTTGCCATTGTTAGAGCTTCAAATTCTCACAATCTTTGCCATTACTCAATGCTTTCATTTGGTACTTAAGCGTCTTGGGGTCCCTTATTTCGTTTCACAAATCatggtaataataattcttatgCATTTcacacttcttttttttctctagcTAGTTTGAGATGTAAATTGAAAACATATAAACACAATTTTCATGGCATAGCTCTTTAGGGAAGTTCATTTGAATGAATATCAAAACtaatgaaaacaattttttcttctttgtttttttaaaaaatatgatagtattaattttttcaatctatttacttatttaaaagGTTGGAGTAGcaatgaaaacaaattaaagacaTAGAAACATGAAATTCATCTATAATTTCGTTaccaaggtttttttttttaggaaacgtTGCTAAGTATTACACACAACAAAAATTAGAACAACGTCAAATTATTCTTCTCTATTTTTCGTTGTTAATTCAACTTTTTCTAAAAgaaatgatttgatgagataCTTGttacattttagtttttatttaaaaatatatttgttttcatGGCGTCGAAATTAATGATACATAAATTTTGCAGGCTGGTTTAGTTCTAGGACCATCTTTGAAGTTTTCAAAAACATGGACTGGATTCAAAAACATCTTGTTTCCATACGGTACTGAAGATGTAATAAGTGTAATATCCCTAATTGGATATGCATTTTTCCTGTTTCTAACTACTGTAAAAATGGACTTCACCATGATAACAAGAACAGGTAGAAAAGCATGGACAATAgctttttgttcctttttgaTTCCAATGTTTTTTGGTCTCCTAGTGTGTTACAGATTCCAAGAATTTTGGAAACTCGAGATGGGAAATTTTGAAGCAAAAAACCTTCCTGTTATAGTTATAGGTCAAAGTGGTTGTTACTTTGCTGTCATAGCTTCTTTGCTTTCTGACCTTGAGATTCTTAACTCAGAACTCGGACGTTTAGCACTCTCAACAGCTATGGTTATGGATTCTTTCAACTCAATTGTTACAGGAATTGGCACAGCTTTTATTAGCAGCATCAAAACAGATTCACATGATAATGGGGATGGAAAAGGAACTCTTAAAGCCTTTTTAAATGTTTTCTATTACTTATGTTTTATGGTAGTGACTCCTCTTGTGTTGCGTCCTATATTGAAGTGGTTTGTTAAAAAGACACCAGAAGGTAGACCGATGAAGAAAGTATACATGTATATTGTGTTCATTATTGCTCTTGCAGTTGGAATGTTGGGATTATTGACAAAGCAAAGTGTTCTAGGTGGAATTTGCATTGTTGGTCTTATTGTACCTGAAGGTCCTCCATTAGGAACTGAAATGATTAAGCAATTGGAATTGTTTTGTAGTTGGTTCCTTTTTCCTATTTTTGTCACAAGTTGTGCTATGAAGGTTGATCTTAGTGTACATGTTAAAAGCGACTATATTTATGTTTGGCTTGGCATTATTGTTGCTGTTCATTTGTTCAAGATGCTGGTGACCATTGGAATTTGTTGGTATTGTAACATGCCTATGGCTGATGGTTTGTGTCTTGCTCTGATGTTGAGTTGTAAAGGTGTTGTGGATTTTTGCAACAATGTGTTTCTTCATGATTCCATGGTAATTTCTTTAACTAATAATCATTTCAAAAACATAGTAAGTTATAGCTCATTTCAACACAATGATCACAAAGTGTTTTTTAAAATCCAGGGACCAGTACCGTGTAGCACAAGTTAGAGTGGCTAATAATATAATGaacttaaaatagtaaattctAAATGGTTTCTTCTGATTtacttgttaaataaaatttatctaaCTGTTGTCCACTATAACGTATGTGCAGCTTTTGAGCAGTGAAGCACTATCCGTTTTGAGTATAAATGTGTTGGTGATTGGAACCTTGGCACGCATTGGTGTGAAGTACTTGTATGACCCTTCAAGGAAATATGCAGGTTATCAAAAGCGTAACATCTTGAGCTTGAAACCAAGCTCAGAACTTAAGATAGTTTCATGCATCCTCAAACCAAGTCACATAATTCCCATAAAGAATGTTCTTGACATTTGCAGTCCAACATCAAACAATCCATTGGTAATTCATATCTTACATCTCTTGGAGCTTGTTGGAAGGTCTTCTCCTGTTTTCATCTCGCACCGGCTTCAAGAAAGAGTTGGTTCAAGTTACCACACTTTCTCTGAAGCTGTCATTGTTACCTTTGATCTTTTCGAACATGACAATGCTGGTACTGCATCAGTGAGTACCTACACAGCTATATCGCCAGTGCGTTTCATGCACGATGATATTTGTTATCTTGCATTGGACAAACTTGCATCCATCATCATTCTTCCTTTTCATCTGAGATGGTCAGAGGATGGTTCTGTTGAATCAGCGGATGAGACCACAAGGTCTCTGAACACCAAGGTTCTTGAAAGAGCACCTTGTTCGGTAGCGATCCTTGTGAATAGAGGACACTCTTCTCCATTCAACCACAATGAGAATTCAAAGCAAATTGCCATGATTTTCTTGGGAGGTTCAGATGATAGAGAAGCATTATGTTTGGCTAAAAGGACAATCAAAGAAGATACTTATCACTTGGTTGTGTATCACTTGGTTTCAACAATCAAGAATGATGAATCCACTAGTTGGGATGTTATGCTTGATGATGAGTTACTAAAGGGTGTTAAGGGAGTTTATGGTAGTGTAGATAACGTGACATATGAAAAAGTAGAAGTCGAAAACACTTATGATACCACGACATTCATCTCAAATATAGCGATTCAACATGATTTCATTATAGTTGGGAGGCGAAATGGCATCAAATCGCCTCAGACACAAGCACTTGCATCGTGGACTGAGTATCCAGAGTTAGGTGTGTTGGGAGATTTGCTTGCTTCACCAGATACTAATACCAAAGCTTCAATTTTAGTTGTGCAGCAACAAGTAATGCCTAAGGCATCATAAACATTTAATACATGTACAAACACACACCAGTTTTTTTGTATGTAACATTTTAGTTTTCTATACATATTCTAATGTTGCAGAtcatatttttcatcaaaattcaatattGTAGATACTTCCTGGAATTATTTGTCCTCTAATGTGAATATTCATTTGAATGCAATTGTGAGAATCAATTATTCGCATGCGACCATTTGTTACAATTATTAAATTGTACTTATTATTAAAATGTCCTTATTTATGAGAAAAAGGGCATTTTATCTGctttcccatgtgaacacaGACCCAAACAATATCCTGAAAGGTTTGTCAATCCAACAatgtccaaaaaaattaaaaaacaaaagatagaTTGGCTATAAAACTGATCGGGAGGTGTCAACCTTggtcaatcaaaaagatggacCCTACATCATGATATTTGTTGCAGTGCAAGGGCAAAACATTTCAAAACGAAATAAAACATTAagaattgaaaacaaaaataatgcgTGAAGTCCACATTTCGAAAGTATATGATAACATTTCATAATTGGTCCCTGcgcttttctttttttggtttaggTCGAAAGTATATGATAACATTTCGAAAGTATTTAAGGGATGAAAGTTTAGTTAAATGgatcaaaataattatactCAACGAATTAAAAATGGAACGTGCACATAATAAACAATAGCGATAAACAGCGAAaatacattcattcattcatcgaACTATTAGATAATAGACTTCCTCCATAATGCAGTAAAGTACCACcaacatatcaaaatattaattaacctAAACTCATAGGGATAATAACAGTCATCAATATCCAAAAGAACCATGAGACTTGTCTTTTCTGGACAAAATAGTCATTTCAACTTAAATTctaattaaaaaactaataacGAAACTTAAATTCATCTTCTACGGTCAGATCATCTTCACATCATCGGACAGTCATCAAGCCTCCACGTCACCAACAGCCTTCTTCGCAGGAGTGCAGAACTGCCAAACGTAACCGTATGGATCAGTCACCTTTCCCACGCGCCCACCACCACACGCGCCTTCACACTCAGCTACTTCACCTTCAGCAACTGCTCCAGCACTCACTGCTTTTGCTATCGCAGCTTCAATGTTCTCAGATTCAAGACAGAAAACGACACCGTTTCCACCACTCTTCACtctgttacaaaaaaaaaaaacaaagtaactATTTCAGCAGAGAACAAAAAGCTACGAAGAGACAAAAACCGAAAATCTAACTtccattaaaaaacaataaaataaaaaaaatattagaaaatagtttaaaattcaaataaaagacAAACTCAATAGTAAAAGgaaggaaataaaaacaaataaatgattACAGAAACtagcacaaaacaaaaacaaaactatagcagaatgaaaatgacaaaaatgaaaatctcaactaaatagaaaaataacttTATCCAAAAACAGATCAAGCATATATAATAAACAGAAAATGCcaaaataacatgaaaaatataaaatataaaaaaaatatttatcaaccATATTCTTCATACAGTAAAAtactttaaaattatttttcatataatataatataaaaataaaatataacaaaaatgaaacaaaaaaggtAACAAAATAACTACGGAACATACAGAGACAAAACGAAAATCACAACTATCGACAAAAATATTATCCGAAAACAGATCAAAATGGAAAAAGtagaataaaaatgaaaaacaaatacagaaaaaatgtaagaaaataataaatgctaCAACATTTTCAGATCTAgaacaaaaaaaggaaaaaaagcgAGAATAGAAACTCACAGTTTAGCGGAATCATCAACAGCATCAGCAACAAGGAAGGAAGCACCAGCGATCTTGAGTTCAGCAGAGAGAACAAGAGGAAGCTCTTGATCAGCCTTACGCTTAGCGTTAAGCGAACGAGAAACCTCTTCAGCGGCAAAAGCGTTCTTGTAGAACACAACAGCGTCGTTAGCTTTCGGAGCTTCAACGAAGAGCTGAGGCTTGAAAGCGACGAAGGAAACAACGGGAGAAGCGGTTTCAGAAGCAGCACCGTTTTGAGGAGTTTCGGAAGCCATTGTTGAAGGTGAAGGGAGAGAAATTGGAAACCCTAGGAGAGAGAAAGTTTGAAGGTGGTGAAAATGAAATGAGAAGAGTGTGAAGTGGAAGGGAGTGGTGGGACAGTGTTTATATAGAAGTTGGAAGCGGGGAAAGGAAACGTTGGGAGGGTAAAATGGGGATTTTGTGGAAAAGATGGGGTTAGTGGTTAGGGCATTACTTTACGGGTATTAGTAAAAAACTTTTGGAATGTTTGAGGAAAATGGAAGGATTCGAATCGTTTTCTATTAGTTAATATtccctctattttaaaaatattgttcatattttttaagaaatgcaATGAATAAAAAGATGATGGTTATTTAACCAAATTATGTTTATTAATTATTGGTTAGTTtttgatcaaaaaaaaaaactattggttagctttaaaagtaatactttggaagtagtgtgcaGAGTATTAATTGGAGGTAAAGAAAACGTTATTATTGCAAAAGAAACTGAAAgtgaaattcattttaaaataatatttttggctaaagcgacactcattttaaaacgaaggagtattaattatttttttaagctaattaatattataaaaagtacTCGTAGTGCAGTATTTGTTTCTTGTAACACTAGAAATAAATTAGGttattaaaaggaaaattaaatttgtcaataaaaaaggaaaattaaaaatagattatTTCATCTGTTGTAACATGAATCAATCTATATCACTttttccatttaaaaaataaatcagtctaaattaaaaatatatctctttaaaaataaatcaataatgattattttcgTTATAAAATGTGTAAGGTGCAACAACAATAGTCCACCATTGTATCTAAATTACAAAGTAATTTCTGATTTATAATTTGTTAGCCAAAATGATTTGAAGTCAAAATAGATAAGCCATCAAagattattttgactaataGGGTGCATAATTAGAAATTATCATGAAGAGTCGGtaactattttgactaataaaGTGAACAATCAAGAAAACTGCTAAATAGTTCCCTTGAGACATTAGTTAAGAGAATAcaaatagaaatattatgttatgaaatggtgaaaagtgatgaatttaatttttttcaagtcaaaatgttgttgaatcTATTGCAAACATGCTAATTTTGGTTTGCTTAACAATCAAAACTACACTTTGTAATTTCATTGCATTGAAGAACTATTGTATCTACTCAAGTTAAGAggaaaaaatgattatttgtctaaaaataatttagtgtATATATATCAACAATGCACAAAATTTTTACACAAATATCGAACGATATGCCGTCATATCAATTAATGAGGTATgaaatcataattattttttaaaaagacaagtagtataatatattatttgtttaataGTATATATGAAGGAAAGgaataaattaaacattttaaaaatagtatCTGTTTCTGGTTAAAAATAAATcagtctttttttattaaataaaaaataagtagtAGTCATTTTCGTTAATATGACTGTCGTCATTTTGAAAATGTTGGATAATGTAGTAACTAAAAATGCCCCTGGTTTTTGGTTGAATTTACGAAACAACGCCATTAAGAAGACTCCAACGGTTTTTTATGGAttacattatttattatttattagtaatactatttattatttaaatattattttatctgtACCAACTCTTTTTTTGAACTCTGTACCCACTCTTGTCTTATGTGTGTTCAAAAGgtattttggtttttctttttttttaatatattttaggttaattacatttttagtcctcACATTTTGAtatgttcaaaaaaattatcctgtcttttt containing:
- the LOC11438470 gene encoding cation/H(+) antiporter 4, which encodes MILDRTIFPRSSINATASDPDGKFLVLNVCIDMPPKVTSDGNWANHDQAAMPMQSTLPLLELQILTIFAITQCFHLVLKRLGVPYFVSQIMAGLVLGPSLKFSKTWTGFKNILFPYGTEDVISVISLIGYAFFLFLTTVKMDFTMITRTGRKAWTIAFCSFLIPMFFGLLVCYRFQEFWKLEMGNFEAKNLPVIVIGQSGCYFAVIASLLSDLEILNSELGRLALSTAMVMDSFNSIVTGIGTAFISSIKTDSHDNGDGKGTLKAFLNVFYYLCFMVVTPLVLRPILKWFVKKTPEGRPMKKVYMYIVFIIALAVGMLGLLTKQSVLGGICIVGLIVPEGPPLGTEMIKQLELFCSWFLFPIFVTSCAMKVDLSVHVKSDYIYVWLGIIVAVHLFKMLVTIGICWYCNMPMADGLCLALMLSCKGVVDFCNNVFLHDSMLLSSEALSVLSINVLVIGTLARIGVKYLYDPSRKYAGYQKRNILSLKPSSELKIVSCILKPSHIIPIKNVLDICSPTSNNPLVIHILHLLELVGRSSPVFISHRLQERVGSSYHTFSEAVIVTFDLFEHDNAGTASVSTYTAISPVRFMHDDICYLALDKLASIIILPFHLRWSEDGSVESADETTRSLNTKVLERAPCSVAILVNRGHSSPFNHNENSKQIAMIFLGGSDDREALCLAKRTIKEDTYHLVVYHLVSTIKNDESTSWDVMLDDELLKGVKGVYGSVDNVTYEKVEVENTYDTTTFISNIAIQHDFIIVGRRNGIKSPQTQALASWTEYPELGVLGDLLASPDTNTKASILVVQQQVMPKAS
- the LOC11432664 gene encoding uncharacterized protein At5g48480; protein product: MASETPQNGAASETASPVVSFVAFKPQLFVEAPKANDAVVFYKNAFAAEEVSRSLNAKRKADQELPLVLSAELKIAGASFLVADAVDDSAKLVKSGGNGVVFCLESENIEAAIAKAVSAGAVAEGEVAECEGACGGGRVGKVTDPYGYVWQFCTPAKKAVGDVEA